A region of the Streptococcus oralis Uo5 genome:
TTTAACAATCAATTGTTGGAATCTTTCATGCAGACAGAAGAAATCGAAGAGATTGTAGCGAGCTTTGATTCTGAATATCATATCTCTCTGAATAAAGAAGTGATAGGTCAACTGTTTGTATCCTATTTTCAAAAAATGTTTTTCATAGATGAAGAAGTATTTCTCAACCATGCAAAAACAGACAGCTATGTAAAAAAATCGTATCAGTTATTGGGGGATCTAGTAGATCAGGTATCAAGAGAGTATAATCTCCAAGTAGACAATAAGGACAATCTGATTTGGCATCTGCATAATACAGCACATCTGCATCGCCAGGAATTATCGACAGAGTTTATCCTATTTGATCAAAAAGGCAATACAATCAAAAACTTTCAAAATATTTTCCCTCGCTTTGTTTCAGAGGTGAAGGAAGGGATTGAACATTATCTAGAGGCTTTGGATATGGATCGTAATTCAATGAAGGTCAATCATTTGTCTTATACTTTTATCACTCACAGCAAACACTTAGTGTTAAATCTTTTACAAAATCAACCTAAATTAAAGGTTTTGGTCATGAGTAATTTTGATCAGTATCATGCAAAATCAGTAGCTGAGACACTTTCTTACTATTGCAGTAACAATTTTGAACTGGAAGTTTGGAGTGAATTAGAGTTATCCCTTGATGCTCTAAAAGAATCACCTTATGACATCATTATTTCTAATTTTATTATTCCGCCGATTGAAAATAAGAGACTGATCTATTCCAATAATGTCAATACAGTCGCTCTCATCTCTTTGCTTAACGCAATGATGTTTATTCGATTGGACGAGTAACTAAGAATAAAAAACGCTATCTAGCGTTTTTTCTTATAAGAAAAGAATTTCATATATATTAGACTCAGAATATCCTAAAAATCTTGTCATTTCTTAGTTCAGAATAAACAAAAAACAAGGCTTTTTCTGTTGATGTTTCTTTCCTTACACGAACTTTTACATTGAGAATCAACTAGTTTTGAAGCACCTTAACTTAGCCATTAAAGGAAAATAGAGTCAGACTACTCACTGTTTGGTTTGAAACAATTTGATTTTATCGTCACAGTAAGCGATTAAAGCTTGTGCTTTCTCAAAAGTATAGCCTTTTTCAGAAGCTAACTTCACTTTCTTTTCATCAAAATAGTAGCCAGTCAAGCCCCTGATTTCTTCTGATAAGGTGAGGTAGTAGCCTGTTTCTATTCCCTCGTCTAGATCTTTTGAAAAAGACTTCATCAAGCGTCCAAAGAGAGACTTTTTCGTTTTTTCATCACTGGAATCATTACCCAAATTGGTTGAAATCAAGCCTGGATGGTAAGAATTGATGGTGATGTTTGAACCTCTTAAAAAGAAGTCCCTTGCCAAATAACGTGTCATCCAGATGGTATAAAGTTTAGAATTATTATAGGCCAATCCGGGATTATAGTTGTTCTCAAATCCAAAGTCCAAATCCTTGACCTTGGCAAAATGATGCATATAGGAAGAAGTATTAATGACACGGCCGTCAGCCGCTTTTTCTAACAAGGGACTTAGCTCAGTTGTTAAAATATAGGGAACGAGAACGGATAACATAAAAGTCAATTCGACATTTTCAGCACTCGCTTTTCGTTCTTTCCCTCCATAAAGTCCTGCATTATTAAACAAGACATCGATACTTTGAAAGTCTCGCTTGATTACCTCTACAAATCGATAAACATCGTCTAATTTTGAAAAATCTGCAAGGTAGCTAGAAACTCTGCCTCTCAAGGAAACTGCCCGAACCTCTTGAAGCGTCAACTCAAGTTTTTGAAGCTTTCGACCATGGAGGATGACCTGATGACCTTCACTGGCCAGTTTCTTTGCCAAATGTTTCCCAATACCGTCAGTAGCACCTGTAATCAGAATCGTTTTGACCATCTTAGTCCTCCAAGAAAGCAATGAGTTCTTTTGAAAATTCCTCTGCATATTGGAAGATCGAACCGTGGCCAGCATTCGGATAGATAATCAGCTTACTATTTTCGATTTTTTCATGCATGTCATAGGAATTTTCCGTTGGAACTTGCATATCCTTGTCCCCGTTGACAATTAAGGTTGGTTGAGTGATAAATTTTTGGTCGTCTTGAGGAGCTTTCCCCCAACGTTTAATAGCTTTGAGTTGAGTTAGGAATCCTAGTACGTTCATGTCTTTATCCGCAAATTTCTTTGTTCTCATACCCATTCTTCCTAGGACTTTCAAAGCTTCGATTTTCCCTTGTTCATCATGATTATAGAAGATATAGCGTTTAGGATCGATGCGCTCGAGTCCCGCTTTAAACATAAAACTAAACGTTTTCCCTGTGACCTTATCGACCTCTTTTCCACCTCGAGGTCCTGTTCCTGCCAAGATGAGACGGTTGACCAAATTAGGCTTGATTCGGATGATTTCTTGGGCAATCATCCCTCCCATTGAAAGACCTAGGAGGTTGATTTTATCGTAACCAAGGGCTTGAATAAAGGCAATTGTCTGCTCAGCCATTCCAGGAATCGTCGGAGCCACTTTTCCTTGACTAGCACCGACACCAGGAAGGTCGACTACAATCACATGGTGCTTTTCAGTAATCAAGTCCAAGAGTTTTGGATCCCAGTTGTCGAGGGTTGCTGCCAAATGGACCAACATCAGAAGTGGTAGTTTTGATTTGCCTTTGCTGAGTTCGCGATAGGCAATTTGATTTCCTTGGACAGTGATGTATTGATTTTTAGTTGTAAGATATGACATTGTATTTTCCTTTTTATTTCTTAAAGCTGAGGACTGTTTTTCCACGTGAGCGACCATTAGCGACCTTGTCTAAGGCGTTATTCACTTCTTCAAATGGATAAACTGTATCGATAGAGGGCTTGATTTCTAATTTGCTAAAGAGGTCAGCTATTTCTTGTAATTGAGCGCCATTGCTTTCTACAAAGATAAAATGGTAGTGGACACCATATTTTTCCGCCATCTTATCAAATTTGCGACCTGCTAAGCCAAGAATCATCTGTTTCCATTTTGGTAGATTCATGCGTTTGGCAAAGGCACCATTTGGCATAGCACGGAGGGAAACAAGCTGACCACCTTTTTTCATGATAGACATTTGTTTTTCAGTTTCTGCACCACCGAGAGTATCAAGGACATAATCAACCTGGCTAACAGTTTTTGTATAATCCTCTGTTTTGTAATCGATAAAGCGATCTGCTCCAAGGTTTAACACCCGCTCAGCGCTAGCTCCATCCCCATTGGTGATGACCTTCAAACCTTTGGCCTTGGCAATCGGAATGGCCATTCCACCGACACCTCCAGTACCACCAGAAATAAAGATCGTTTTCCCAGTTTGAGCTCCCATGAGTTCCAAAGCTTGCATGATGGTCAAGGCAGTAAGCGGAACAGCAGCAGCTTCTTCGTCTGATAGATAGTCTGGAACCTTGGCTAAGGCTTGGCTATCGATAGCAACGTATTCTGCAAAAGCACCAATTTGGTCAAGCGGTAAACGGCCAAAGACACGGTCTCCTACTTGAAAGTTGTTAACTTGGTTACCAATGCTTTCAACGACTCCAACGACCTCATTACCTGCAGTTTGAGGAAGTTTGTAAGGAACAATCATCTTAACCTCACCACGAGAGATCATGTTATCCAGAGGATTAACACCAGCTGCGGTGACTTTGACCAAGACTTGTTTGTCTGTAATACTTGGTTTAGCGACTTCTGTGATGTTCAGTGTGATATTGTTTTTGTTATAAGTAGTGTGTTGTGCGACTTTCATAAGTTTCTCTTTTCTTTTTAATATGATTTTATATACTTGTATTAGATACAAGTATATGTTATTCCCAGTAAAAACTGACTTGTTATCAAATCAGTTTCGGACTTGTTTAGCTTGTTTATATAGATTGTCAATGACATCTTCTAAAGTTTGATTTGCTAATTTCTTCTCTAATTGAGATTCGGAACTAGCGAAAAGCGGTGAGACTGCTCCTTGGATATGTTTTCCAACGGGACAATCGGGATTACTATTTTGATGAACAGGAAATAAACTAATATGTTTGATTTCTTGAGTAGCATAGTAGATCTCTAGTAAAGTCATTTTCTTTGGAGACTTACTGAGTTGGTAGCCCGTTTTTCCTTGATGTGAAGTAATTAGTCCAGCATTTTTCAATAAGGCAATCACCTTACGAATATAACTAGCATTGGTGCCAACACTCTCAGCCAGAGCTTGTGAACTTAAGGTATCCTTGCTCTCACTAATCATGGTTAGGATATGTAGAGCAACTGAAAATTTCGTATCCATATAAACTCCTTTGATTAACCTGTATCTGATACAAGAACAAGTATATCACAACAAAAAAAGAAAAGCAATACTTTTGTTTCAAATTTAAAAAAATTTTTTAAAGAATGTCATAAGATTAAAGATGTTTGGAAAGGAAGTTCATAAACAAATGATGGGGTAAATCAGTTATAGACAAGCAAAAAAGCCTTGATTTCAAGGCTTTTCCTGTTGTATTTAGATGCCCCCTGCAGGGCTCGAACCTGCGACCCATAGATTAAGAGTCTACTGCTCTACCAACTGAGCTAAGGAGGCAAAGAAAAAGCTGTATTGGTGCCGAAACTTCACGGTTTGTATTGAACCCGCGCAATTAAGCAGGTGGGCAACTCGCTCTAACTGAAGCTGTTTCCGTGTGAGACGGCCTACATGCTGTTAGAAGACTTTTGTTTCCCTAATAATACAAAAAATAGTCGGTCAACACTTAAGTGTGAAGTCGTACACCACAGCGTTTCTATGTTTATATGATACCACTTTTTCAAAAAAAATCAAGAGGAAAATGCAATTATTTGAAAAGGATTTCACAAGTCCCTTAATTTATCAATGGTTTCCTTGCGTTGCGCCAAGGCCCGTTCGTACTTGCCAGTATCTTCCGGAGTGAAGTAGTGCTGATCACGTATTTTTTCTGGCAAATAGTCTTGTTTGACCCAGTGTCCAGAATAGTTATGGGGATAGAGATAATCTTGGGCGTTCCCTAGTTCCTTGCTTCCACTGTAATGACCATCACGCAGGTGCCGAGGGATAGGCAAATGCCCTGATGTTTTGAGATCAGCAAGGGCCTTATCCATCGCCACATAGGCTGAGTTGGACTTGGGTGAAAGAGCCAGATCAATGACGACATTAGCAATGAGGATGCGGGCTTCTGGGAAACCAATCCTTTGTGCAGCCTCTAGAGCAGTTACGGTATGAATTTGAGCCTCAGGATTGGCCAAACCAATATCCTCATAGGCAATTACAGTCAAGCGACGAGCTAGACTAGGCAAATCCCCAGCTTCAATCAAGCGAGCAGCGTAATGAAGACTGGCATCCACATCCGAGCCGCGGATAGATTTTTGCAGGGCTGAGAGGACATCGTAGTGACCGTCCCCATCCTTGTCCATAGTGATGTAGCTTCGTTGCAGGCTATTTTCCATGATATCAAGAGTGATATGGCGGGTGCCCTTGTCATTCTCAGGAGTAGAGAGAACAGCCAAATCTAGTGAATTAAAGGCAGAACGTAGGTCTCCGTTTGTAGAGGTTGCGATGAAATCCAGCGCATCCTCATCTAGCTCTACTGGGAAATCAAAACCACGCTCAGGTTCGCTGAGAGCTGTTTGAAGAGCTTTTTTAACATCTTGATTGGACAAGGGTTCCAATTCAAAAATCTGAACACGGCTACGAATGGCAGGAGTGACAGAAAAGAAGGGATTTTCAGTCGTTGCGCCAATCATGATAACCAGACCACTTTCCAAAAGTGGCAGAAGAAAGTCTTGCTTGGTCTTATCAAGACGGTGGATCTCATCCAGTAGTAGGACCAATCCACCAGAGAATTTAGCTTCTTCGGCGATTTCTTGGAGTCGCTTTTTACTATCCACTGTCGCGTTAAAGGTCCGAAAGGCATACTTGGTCGTTCCAGCGATGGCTGAAGCGATACTGGTCTTGCCGATTCCTGGAGGTCCGTAGAGAATCATGGAGGACAGGCGGTTGGCCTCCACCATGCGACGGATGATTTTTCCTGGTCCGACCAGATGTTCCTGACCGATGACCTGGTCGATGGTTTTAGGGCGCATGCGAAGTGCGAGATTGTCAGGCATAGCAGTCCTTTCTAACATGGATTTTCTGATGTATATGTGGTAAGATGGTAGTATCTATTTTAGCATAATTCCGAGTAATCGGGGCGATTTAAGAGTCGCATAGAAAGAGGACAAAATGGCAACATACGGATTTTTAGATGTTTTAGAGGAAGAGTTGGACAAGAACTTTCCATTTGACTATGAGATTAGCTGGGACAAGCGCAATCACGCGGTTGAAGTGAGTTTTCTCTTGGAAGCACAAAATGCTGCAGGTGTGGAGATGGTGGATGAAGACGGAGAGGTTTCTTCGGATGACATTCTCTTCGAGGAAGCAGTCCTTTTCTACAACCCTGCTAAGTCAACCGTCAATGCGGAAGACTATCTGACTGTTATTCCTTACCTGCCTAAAAAAGGTTTTTCTCGCGAATTTTTAGCTTATTTTGCGCTATTTCTCAAAGATACTGCAGAGGTTGGGCTGGATGCCCTCATGGACTTTTTGGAAGACCCAGAAGCAGAGGAGTTTGTCATGGAATGGAACCAAGAAGTCTTTGAAGAAGGAAAGGTTGGCTTGGAAGAAGGAGAATTTTATCCTTATCCGAGGTATTAGAAACTAGCGAGGAAGTATATGAAGAAAATAGGTTTGTCTTTTATCTCTGGTCTGTCCTTTGTTTTTTTGATGCTAGGATTTGCTTTTGGGACAATTGCCTTTAAAGAGTTAGATTTTTCGTTTGTCTTTGTTCCAGGCTACCTATTTACTTTTTTCAGCATCTATCTGATATTTATCCTTCATGAGCTGGGACATGCATTTTGCGGTTACCTGACAGGCTATCGACTGGTGGCTTTTGGATTAGGGAATTTTCTTTTGACCAAAAAGTTAGGCAAGTTTTCTCTTAGCCGAACAGCTGTTCTGAAAAATGTTGGCGCTCAGTATATTGGATTGAAAGAAGATGAAAGCGACCAAAGAATCATCCTGATGCTTGCAGGCGGCTTGATAGTTCATCTTAGCTTGATTTTATTGGCGATATTGTATGGATTTTTGACAGCTAACTGGTATTTTGCAGCTACTTGGATTTGTCTAAATCTATCTTTTCTTCTCATCAATGCAAAGCCAGTTGGGATTACCGATGGAGCGAAAATTTGGGAATTGCTACAACAGCCTGAAAATACCAAATACGCCTACTCGGTGTTGAGGCATTCTGCCCAGACCTTGCTAGCTCCTCAAGAATATGATTTGAAAGACTTTATCATGCCTGTTGCTGAGGATGCGAAAGGGAGTTTTGCAGAAAGCATTCAGATTTTTCAGGGACTAGTTTTCATATTCGATAGTCAGATAGAGACTGCCAAAAAACACTTTCAGTCTTTATTAGATAGAACTGATAATCCAATGTCTAAAACTCTTTCTCAATTATACCTTCTTCAAATTGCCTTGCTTGAAGGAGATCATGAGAAAGCGGAGCAATATGCAAGTATTCGAAGCGTTAAATCCTTTTTGTCTCTAAAAATGACAGATACGCAGATAATGCAAGCCTGGTATCAATTTCTGGTAAAGAAAGATATGGAACAGACTGACAAGGCTATAAAAATTGCTAGAAAAAACAAGGTGACCAGCCGTTTGGTGCGGGATGAGAAACGTTATTATGAAAGCTGGTTAGCAGAGTTGGAGAAAGAATTATCCGAAGGAGTTTGATATGGAAATAGAAATTTCTGATTTCACAGGTTGCAAAATTGCCCTCTTTTGTGAGGATAGGATTTTAACTATCTTACGCGATGACAAGCCCAGCATTCCTTGGCCCAATATGTGGGAGTTACCAGGTGGTGGCCGTGAGGGGAATGAAAGTCCTTTTGAGTGCGCGGCGCGTGAAGTTTACGAAGAACTAGGAATTCATCTGACTGAGGATTGTCTGCTTTGGAGTAAGGTTTACCCAAGTATGCTTTTTGAGGGAAAAGAATCCGTCTTTCTAGTTGGCAAGTTAAGGCAGGAACAGTTTGATAGTATCGTCTTTGGTGATGAAGGACAAGGCTATAAACTGATGAGCATTGAGGAATTTCTAAATTCTAAACAGGCAGTACCTCAGTTGCAAGGAAGATTGAGGGAATATTTGGAGGAAGTAAAATGATTTTTGCAATTGCAACAACGACGTTAAACAAGGAAGTTAAACGCAAACTAAAAACTGGACAATATTCTAGAGAAGAAGCTACATTCATCTATATGGAATATTTAAAGTTAAAAAAACAAAGGGAAGGTGGCATTAAAGTAGCAGGAATTTCTATGGCTGTTATCTGGGGGTTACTGTATGTTCTGTCTTTACAAGTTGAGAATACTCAACCACTTTCATTTTCAGTATATTTTTTATTTTTGATACTGCTTGCAGGAATTGTTCTATTTGTTTATTATCTTACGTTTGGTATTTTTAAACAGCAGATTCATAGCGCAATGAAAGAACACTATACAGATGTGATTGAGGAATTTAAGGGTCAGTAAAACAGCGTGTGGAAGAGCGTAGGAAGCGAGTTGAGAGAGTGAATTTGGAGGTATTAGTATGATTCAGATTATCCGAGCAGGAGCAGAGGATTTAGAAACCGTAATTGCAATTCAAAGAGCTAGCTTTAAGGCTGTCTATGAGAAATATCAAGATGAGTATGATCCCTACCTAGAGAATCGTGAACGAATCAAGTGGAAATTGGTTGAGCGTCCCAATAGCTATTACTACTTTGTGAAAGAAAAGGACGAAAATATCGGATTTTTACGAGTTCAGACCAATGAGGAATTGACGGAGGCTTGGTTGGGAACGGCAGCGATTTTGCCCCAGTATCAAGGAAAAGGTTATGGTTCTGGGGGATTGAGATTACTGGAAAAGGAATTTCCAACGATTAAACAGTGGGATTTGTGTACGGTATTACAGGATGCGGGCATGGTCGCCTTTTATGAGAAAAATGGCTACCGTCAAACCCATATCGAGCCTGAAAAAGAAGGTATGGATATGGTTTACATGAAAAAATTGATTGACAAATAGAAAGGATGGTTCGGTTACATTTCTAAACTGAACCCGCCCTAAACACTGTGCCAAAAAGATAAACTTCTCTTAGACACAAGCGTCTTCAGAGAGTTTCCTATTTTGGCTTTGTGTTTTACGGGCTTGGTATCTTAATGATG
Encoded here:
- a CDS encoding M protein trans-acting positive regulator PRD domain-containing protein is translated as MRDLLSKKSHRQLELLELLFENKRWFHISELAELLHCTERSVKNDLSHVRSSFPDLIFHSSTNGIRIINTDDSDIEMVYHHFFKHSTHFSILEFIFFNEGCDTDSICKEFYISSSSLYRIISHINKIIKKQYRFEISLNPVRITGNEIDIRYFFAQYFSEKYYFLEWPFEDFSVEPLCKLLALVYKETAFPVNFATQRMLKLLLVTNLYRIKFGHFMEVEKNSFNNQLLESFMQTEEIEEIVASFDSEYHISLNKEVIGQLFVSYFQKMFFIDEEVFLNHAKTDSYVKKSYQLLGDLVDQVSREYNLQVDNKDNLIWHLHNTAHLHRQELSTEFILFDQKGNTIKNFQNIFPRFVSEVKEGIEHYLEALDMDRNSMKVNHLSYTFITHSKHLVLNLLQNQPKLKVLVMSNFDQYHAKSVAETLSYYCSNNFELEVWSELELSLDALKESPYDIIISNFIIPPIENKRLIYSNNVNTVALISLLNAMMFIRLDE
- a CDS encoding SDR family NAD(P)-dependent oxidoreductase produces the protein MVKTILITGATDGIGKHLAKKLASEGHQVILHGRKLQKLELTLQEVRAVSLRGRVSSYLADFSKLDDVYRFVEVIKRDFQSIDVLFNNAGLYGGKERKASAENVELTFMLSVLVPYILTTELSPLLEKAADGRVINTSSYMHHFAKVKDLDFGFENNYNPGLAYNNSKLYTIWMTRYLARDFFLRGSNITINSYHPGLISTNLGNDSSDEKTKKSLFGRLMKSFSKDLDEGIETGYYLTLSEEIRGLTGYYFDEKKVKLASEKGYTFEKAQALIAYCDDKIKLFQTKQ
- a CDS encoding alpha/beta fold hydrolase; this translates as MSYLTTKNQYITVQGNQIAYRELSKGKSKLPLLMLVHLAATLDNWDPKLLDLITEKHHVIVVDLPGVGASQGKVAPTIPGMAEQTIAFIQALGYDKINLLGLSMGGMIAQEIIRIKPNLVNRLILAGTGPRGGKEVDKVTGKTFSFMFKAGLERIDPKRYIFYNHDEQGKIEALKVLGRMGMRTKKFADKDMNVLGFLTQLKAIKRWGKAPQDDQKFITQPTLIVNGDKDMQVPTENSYDMHEKIENSKLIIYPNAGHGSIFQYAEEFSKELIAFLED
- a CDS encoding NADP-dependent oxidoreductase, whose product is MKVAQHTTYNKNNITLNITEVAKPSITDKQVLVKVTAAGVNPLDNMISRGEVKMIVPYKLPQTAGNEVVGVVESIGNQVNNFQVGDRVFGRLPLDQIGAFAEYVAIDSQALAKVPDYLSDEEAAAVPLTALTIMQALELMGAQTGKTIFISGGTGGVGGMAIPIAKAKGLKVITNGDGASAERVLNLGADRFIDYKTEDYTKTVSQVDYVLDTLGGAETEKQMSIMKKGGQLVSLRAMPNGAFAKRMNLPKWKQMILGLAGRKFDKMAEKYGVHYHFIFVESNGAQLQEIADLFSKLEIKPSIDTVYPFEEVNNALDKVANGRSRGKTVLSFKK
- a CDS encoding Rrf2 family transcriptional regulator; this translates as MDTKFSVALHILTMISESKDTLSSQALAESVGTNASYIRKVIALLKNAGLITSHQGKTGYQLSKSPKKMTLLEIYYATQEIKHISLFPVHQNSNPDCPVGKHIQGAVSPLFASSESQLEKKLANQTLEDVIDNLYKQAKQVRN
- a CDS encoding replication-associated recombination protein A, producing MPDNLALRMRPKTIDQVIGQEHLVGPGKIIRRMVEANRLSSMILYGPPGIGKTSIASAIAGTTKYAFRTFNATVDSKKRLQEIAEEAKFSGGLVLLLDEIHRLDKTKQDFLLPLLESGLVIMIGATTENPFFSVTPAIRSRVQIFELEPLSNQDVKKALQTALSEPERGFDFPVELDEDALDFIATSTNGDLRSAFNSLDLAVLSTPENDKGTRHITLDIMENSLQRSYITMDKDGDGHYDVLSALQKSIRGSDVDASLHYAARLIEAGDLPSLARRLTVIAYEDIGLANPEAQIHTVTALEAAQRIGFPEARILIANVVIDLALSPKSNSAYVAMDKALADLKTSGHLPIPRHLRDGHYSGSKELGNAQDYLYPHNYSGHWVKQDYLPEKIRDQHYFTPEDTGKYERALAQRKETIDKLRDL
- a CDS encoding DUF3013 family protein, with protein sequence MATYGFLDVLEEELDKNFPFDYEISWDKRNHAVEVSFLLEAQNAAGVEMVDEDGEVSSDDILFEEAVLFYNPAKSTVNAEDYLTVIPYLPKKGFSREFLAYFALFLKDTAEVGLDALMDFLEDPEAEEFVMEWNQEVFEEGKVGLEEGEFYPYPRY
- a CDS encoding site-2 protease family protein; protein product: MKKIGLSFISGLSFVFLMLGFAFGTIAFKELDFSFVFVPGYLFTFFSIYLIFILHELGHAFCGYLTGYRLVAFGLGNFLLTKKLGKFSLSRTAVLKNVGAQYIGLKEDESDQRIILMLAGGLIVHLSLILLAILYGFLTANWYFAATWICLNLSFLLINAKPVGITDGAKIWELLQQPENTKYAYSVLRHSAQTLLAPQEYDLKDFIMPVAEDAKGSFAESIQIFQGLVFIFDSQIETAKKHFQSLLDRTDNPMSKTLSQLYLLQIALLEGDHEKAEQYASIRSVKSFLSLKMTDTQIMQAWYQFLVKKDMEQTDKAIKIARKNKVTSRLVRDEKRYYESWLAELEKELSEGV
- a CDS encoding NUDIX hydrolase yields the protein MEIEISDFTGCKIALFCEDRILTILRDDKPSIPWPNMWELPGGGREGNESPFECAAREVYEELGIHLTEDCLLWSKVYPSMLFEGKESVFLVGKLRQEQFDSIVFGDEGQGYKLMSIEEFLNSKQAVPQLQGRLREYLEEVK
- a CDS encoding GNAT family N-acetyltransferase produces the protein MIQIIRAGAEDLETVIAIQRASFKAVYEKYQDEYDPYLENRERIKWKLVERPNSYYYFVKEKDENIGFLRVQTNEELTEAWLGTAAILPQYQGKGYGSGGLRLLEKEFPTIKQWDLCTVLQDAGMVAFYEKNGYRQTHIEPEKEGMDMVYMKKLIDK